In bacterium BMS3Abin08, one DNA window encodes the following:
- the lptB_1 gene encoding lipopolysaccharide export system ATP-binding protein LptB encodes MIALLEVRDVERSFGGLKAVSRVSFTVKRGSVKAVIGPNGAGKTTLFNLISGYLLPDSGTIKLNGKNIAGLRPYQIASRGVSRTFQHVNLFSDMTVLENLMVGRHLHGRAGFFAGMLNLPWTWVEERRLRDDSIGIMDFLGISDLADKEATSLAYGQQRIVELARALASDPELLLLDEPAAGLNMRETSSMSALIGRVRDRGVTVLLVEHDMSLVMGVSDEVLVLSYGEKIADDLPLEIQKNREVIRVYLGEENA; translated from the coding sequence ATGATTGCTTTACTTGAAGTGAGGGATGTCGAGAGGAGCTTTGGCGGGCTTAAGGCCGTGAGCAGGGTGAGCTTTACCGTGAAAAGAGGATCCGTCAAGGCCGTTATAGGTCCCAATGGAGCGGGGAAAACCACGCTCTTTAACCTTATATCCGGATACCTGCTCCCGGATTCGGGGACCATTAAGCTCAACGGTAAGAACATAGCCGGCTTAAGACCCTATCAGATCGCTTCAAGGGGGGTCTCAAGGACCTTTCAGCATGTAAACCTCTTTTCTGATATGACGGTTCTTGAAAATCTCATGGTAGGAAGACACCTCCATGGCAGGGCCGGTTTTTTTGCAGGTATGTTAAACCTCCCATGGACGTGGGTGGAGGAGAGAAGGCTGCGTGATGATTCAATAGGAATAATGGATTTTCTTGGTATTTCCGATCTCGCTGATAAAGAGGCCACAAGCCTTGCCTATGGACAACAGAGGATAGTCGAACTCGCCAGGGCCCTTGCTTCGGATCCGGAACTCCTTCTTCTTGATGAGCCGGCGGCTGGGCTGAATATGAGAGAGACCTCCTCGATGTCAGCCCTGATAGGCAGGGTCAGGGACAGGGGGGTTACGGTACTCCTCGTAGAGCACGACATGTCCCTGGTTATGGGTGTTTCGGATGAGGTTCTTGTCCTGAGTTATGGAGAAAAGATAGCCGATGATCTGCCCCTGGAGATACAGAAAAACAGGGAGGTGATCAGGGTATACCTTGGAGAAGAGAATGCTTAG
- the braC_2 gene encoding leucine-, isoleucine-, valine-, threonine-, and alanine-binding protein precursor, which yields MRRSRFFILAMTLLLMFSLFSCAKKPKEPIKVGAILAVTGPASFLGAPEAKTLQMLTDEINAKGGINGQKIDLIIKDSGANPEKAISFAKQLIEEDKVLAIIGPSTSGETMKIKNIAEKGKTILLSCAAAEVIVNPVAKYVFKTPQKDSFAVRKIYQQMKKMGISKIAVVVGNTGFGKAGKAQLEKIAPEYGIKVLISEVYDKKATDLTAVVTKLKAKNPQAVVNWSIVPAQAIVAKNMRQIGMNVPLFQSHGFGNIKYVKAAGAAAEGIIFPAGRLLVADSLPAGNPQKAVLEKYKKDYESKYNEAVSTFGGHAYDAFMILVKAIREAGTDKEKVRDAIENMKGFVGTGGIFNFSPKDHNGLGIDSFDMLTVKNGKFTILKQ from the coding sequence ATGAGAAGATCGAGATTTTTTATTTTGGCAATGACTTTGTTACTTATGTTCTCCCTTTTTTCATGTGCAAAAAAGCCCAAGGAACCAATTAAGGTAGGTGCGATACTTGCCGTAACCGGACCTGCTTCATTTCTTGGAGCCCCCGAAGCCAAGACTCTTCAGATGTTAACAGATGAGATCAATGCCAAGGGAGGTATTAACGGTCAGAAAATAGACTTGATTATCAAGGACTCCGGTGCAAATCCCGAAAAGGCGATCTCCTTTGCAAAACAGCTCATTGAGGAAGACAAGGTCCTTGCCATTATCGGTCCCTCTACCAGTGGTGAGACCATGAAGATCAAAAATATCGCAGAGAAAGGCAAAACCATACTCCTTTCCTGTGCAGCAGCCGAGGTCATTGTTAATCCCGTTGCAAAGTATGTATTCAAGACCCCTCAGAAGGACAGCTTTGCCGTCAGAAAGATCTACCAGCAGATGAAGAAGATGGGGATCTCAAAAATAGCTGTTGTCGTTGGTAATACAGGGTTTGGAAAGGCCGGTAAGGCACAGCTTGAAAAGATTGCCCCTGAATACGGCATTAAGGTCCTGATAAGTGAGGTCTATGACAAGAAGGCTACCGATCTTACGGCAGTAGTGACAAAGCTTAAGGCAAAGAATCCGCAGGCCGTTGTCAACTGGTCTATTGTGCCGGCTCAGGCTATTGTTGCAAAGAACATGAGGCAGATCGGCATGAACGTCCCTCTCTTCCAGAGTCACGGTTTCGGCAATATCAAATACGTCAAGGCGGCAGGTGCGGCGGCAGAGGGTATCATATTCCCGGCGGGCCGTCTCCTTGTTGCCGATTCCCTGCCTGCCGGCAATCCCCAGAAGGCCGTTCTCGAAAAGTATAAGAAGGATTATGAATCAAAATACAATGAGGCTGTCAGCACCTTTGGAGGTCATGCCTATGATGCGTTCATGATCCTTGTCAAGGCGATCAGGGAGGCCGGTACCGATAAGGAGAAGGTGCGGGACGCAATAGAGAACATGAAGGGCTTTGTTGGAACCGGCGGGATTTTTAATTTTTCTCCCAAGGACCACAATGGCCTCGGCATAGACTCCTTTGATATGCTCACGGTTAAAAACGGTAAATTTACCATTCTGAAGCAATAG
- the livH_2 gene encoding high-affinity branched-chain amino acid transport system permease protein LivH, whose amino-acid sequence MNIEFFFQYIVAGVTYGIIYAIVAIGFNIIYNTTGIINFAQGEFVMLGGMTAVTLNAFLPLPLAIVLAVIITMLVGAFIDIVFIRWLERPSVLRLIIITIGLSILIREVALHIWGDGVMALPYFTGNEVSSMSLGGVRVSPQVLWVVGVCSIVVVVLSLFFRFTLTGRQMRACADNRNAATLCGISAKNMVTLSFVLSAGIGALAGCVVSPITYMQYNMGTGLAIKGFTVAILGGLGNSVGAVVAGLILGILESFSIWFLPTAYKDAIAISILLIILFFRPGGLFGSAEVVELREF is encoded by the coding sequence ATGAATATCGAGTTTTTTTTCCAGTATATCGTTGCCGGTGTAACCTACGGCATCATTTATGCGATCGTCGCCATAGGTTTTAATATCATATATAACACAACCGGGATTATTAATTTTGCCCAGGGTGAGTTCGTGATGTTAGGCGGCATGACCGCCGTCACCCTTAATGCCTTCCTTCCCCTCCCGCTGGCTATAGTCCTTGCCGTGATCATAACGATGTTGGTCGGTGCATTCATCGATATCGTTTTTATAAGATGGCTTGAGAGACCCTCCGTGCTCCGTTTGATCATCATAACTATCGGGCTGTCAATCCTTATCAGGGAGGTCGCCCTCCATATATGGGGTGATGGGGTGATGGCGCTTCCATACTTTACCGGAAACGAGGTATCATCAATGTCCCTGGGCGGGGTGCGTGTCTCCCCCCAGGTTCTCTGGGTTGTAGGGGTATGTTCCATTGTGGTTGTAGTCCTGAGCCTGTTTTTCAGGTTTACCTTAACAGGGCGGCAGATGCGGGCCTGTGCGGACAACAGGAACGCCGCTACCCTCTGTGGGATAAGTGCGAAAAACATGGTAACCCTATCCTTTGTCTTAAGTGCCGGTATCGGTGCCCTTGCAGGATGTGTGGTATCCCCGATCACCTACATGCAATACAATATGGGCACAGGTCTTGCCATCAAGGGTTTTACCGTTGCCATCCTTGGAGGGCTCGGTAACAGTGTCGGCGCTGTTGTTGCCGGACTCATACTCGGCATCCTCGAATCATTCAGTATATGGTTTCTCCCGACCGCCTACAAGGATGCCATTGCCATATCCATACTTTTAATAATACTCTTCTTCAGACCCGGTGGGCTTTTCGGGAGTGCTGAAGTTGTTGAACTAAGGGAGTTTTAG
- the livF_2 gene encoding high-affinity branched-chain amino acid transport ATP-binding protein LivF: MLRVRNLEAGYGKLKVLRKISLHVNSGEIVTIIGANGAGKTTLLNTISGLLKVRSGELLFNRKDIRRVPPEKRVFMGCSLVPEGRQVFSTMTVEENLRIGAYPQLKRNGKNAVLKDLQWVHELFPRLEERKHQLAGTLSGGEQQMLAIGRALMASPSLIMMDEPSMGLAPLVVKDIFNIILRLRDEDKTVLLVEQNAMAALSVADRGYVLETGRVILEGSSDDLLANRDVQRAYLGKDLDVEA; encoded by the coding sequence ATGCTTAGGGTCAGGAATCTTGAGGCAGGATATGGTAAACTGAAGGTACTCAGGAAGATCTCTCTGCATGTCAACAGTGGAGAGATTGTTACAATAATAGGGGCAAACGGTGCCGGAAAGACCACCCTTTTAAATACGATATCGGGGCTTCTGAAGGTCCGGTCCGGTGAGCTTCTCTTTAACAGGAAGGATATAAGAAGGGTGCCCCCGGAGAAGAGGGTTTTCATGGGCTGCTCACTTGTCCCGGAAGGACGGCAGGTTTTCTCAACAATGACCGTTGAAGAAAACCTCCGGATCGGGGCCTATCCTCAGTTAAAGAGAAACGGGAAAAATGCCGTTCTGAAGGACCTTCAATGGGTACATGAACTCTTCCCGAGGCTGGAGGAGAGGAAACACCAGCTTGCAGGCACCCTCTCAGGCGGTGAACAGCAGATGCTTGCCATAGGGAGGGCGCTCATGGCAAGTCCCTCCCTTATCATGATGGATGAGCCTTCAATGGGGCTTGCACCCTTAGTCGTGAAGGATATCTTCAATATTATTCTCAGGCTGAGGGATGAGGATAAAACCGTTCTGCTTGTTGAACAGAACGCAATGGCGGCCCTTTCCGTTGCCGACAGGGGGTATGTCCTTGAAACAGGCAGGGTAATACTCGAGGGCTCTTCAGATGACCTCCTTGCAAACAGGGATGTCCAGAGGGCATATCTTGGGAAGGACCTTGATGTGGAGGCTTAA
- the paaK gene encoding phenylacetate-coenzyme A ligase, whose translation MYWEEDKECMEREELEQLQIERLEATINRAYMNVPFYRRKFDELDIDTDQIRSLDDLMRLPFTTKQDLRDNYPYGLFAVPLREVVRIHASSGTTGIPTVVGYTRNDVKTWSNLVARVLTAGGVTKEDVVQIAFGYGLFTGGFGLHYGAEKIGASVIPISSGNTKRQIKIMEDFKTTTLICTPSYALLIADTMYEMGININALSLKYGLFGAEPWSENMRREIEQKLKIIATDNYGLSEVMGPGIAGECIRRKGLHINEDHFLVEIINPETLEPVKPGEVGELVITTLTKEAFPMIRYRTRDLTMLITAPCECGRRFYRMSKVLGRTDDMLIVKGVNVFPSQIESVLFEVEGTEPHYQIIVDRKGHIDELTVLVEVSEDLFFDEMKKQNELIGGIKRRLASELGISLDVKLVETKTLERFEGKAKRVVDRRRL comes from the coding sequence ATGTACTGGGAAGAAGATAAGGAGTGTATGGAGAGAGAGGAGCTTGAGCAGTTACAGATCGAAAGGCTTGAGGCTACCATTAACAGGGCATACATGAATGTCCCCTTTTACCGCAGGAAGTTTGATGAGCTGGATATTGATACTGACCAGATACGTTCCCTCGATGACCTCATGAGACTCCCCTTCACGACAAAACAGGACCTCCGTGACAACTACCCCTACGGTCTCTTCGCTGTGCCGTTGAGGGAGGTCGTCAGAATACATGCCTCTTCAGGGACTACAGGGATCCCGACTGTTGTAGGCTATACGAGGAACGACGTCAAGACATGGTCAAACCTCGTAGCCAGGGTGCTGACCGCCGGTGGAGTTACAAAGGAAGACGTTGTCCAGATAGCCTTTGGATACGGTCTCTTTACAGGCGGTTTTGGCCTCCATTACGGTGCAGAAAAGATAGGCGCATCGGTTATCCCCATATCGAGCGGCAACACGAAAAGGCAGATAAAGATCATGGAGGACTTCAAGACGACCACACTTATCTGTACCCCGAGCTATGCACTGCTGATTGCCGATACCATGTATGAAATGGGGATCAATATAAATGCCCTCTCCCTAAAATACGGCCTTTTCGGTGCTGAACCATGGTCTGAAAATATGCGTCGGGAGATAGAGCAAAAACTCAAGATAATCGCTACCGACAACTACGGCCTGAGTGAGGTGATGGGACCGGGGATTGCCGGGGAGTGCATCCGAAGGAAGGGCCTTCATATCAACGAGGACCACTTCCTTGTGGAAATAATTAACCCTGAAACCCTGGAGCCGGTTAAGCCGGGTGAGGTGGGGGAACTCGTTATCACAACCCTGACAAAAGAGGCATTCCCCATGATCAGGTACAGGACCAGGGACCTCACCATGCTGATAACCGCACCCTGTGAGTGCGGGAGGAGGTTTTACAGGATGTCCAAAGTGCTTGGCAGGACGGACGATATGCTGATCGTTAAAGGGGTAAACGTATTCCCCTCGCAGATTGAGAGTGTCCTGTTTGAGGTAGAGGGGACAGAGCCGCACTATCAGATAATCGTTGACAGGAAGGGACATATTGACGAGCTTACCGTCCTTGTCGAGGTATCAGAGGATCTGTTCTTTGATGAGATGAAGAAACAGAATGAGTTGATAGGGGGCATAAAGAGACGCCTTGCCTCTGAACTCGGTATCTCCCTTGATGTAAAACTTGTTGAGACAAAGACACTGGAGAGGTTTGAGGGTAAGGCAAAGAGGGTGGTTGACAGGAGAAGACTTTAG
- a CDS encoding phenylacetate-coenzyme A ligase, translating to MIWNEEFETLPREALEALQLKRLKSLVARVYTDVPFYRKQMDEAGIKPGDIKGLDELGNLPFTTKDDLRDNYPFGLFAVPLERVLRIHASSGTTGKPTVVGYTRRDIDTWAELMARTLACGGTTQGDIVHNSYGYGLFTGGLGAHYGAEKLGTTIIPISGGNTKRQIMIMQDFGSTVLLCTPSYALNLAEVMSEMGTDPSSLKLRVGLFGAEPWSERMRDEIEKKLRIKAIDIYGLSEIIGPGVASECLEAKKGLHIFEDHFIVEVINPETGEVLPPGERGELVFTTITKEAFPVIRYRTKDISRLIKEPCVCGRTFLRMERVTGRSDDMLIIRGVNVFPSQIEHVLMSVEGVEPHYRIIVDREGALDTMEVQVEVSEEIFSDEVKELERLGKRIQGDIKDMLGVSCKVKLVEPRTIQRSEGKAKRVFDKRKI from the coding sequence ATGATATGGAATGAGGAGTTTGAGACTTTACCAAGAGAGGCGCTCGAAGCCCTGCAGCTTAAGAGGCTCAAATCCCTTGTGGCGAGGGTCTATACGGATGTCCCCTTTTACAGGAAACAGATGGATGAGGCGGGTATCAAGCCGGGGGATATAAAAGGCCTTGATGAACTGGGGAATCTCCCCTTCACCACAAAGGATGATCTCAGGGATAACTATCCCTTTGGTCTCTTTGCAGTCCCTCTGGAGAGGGTGCTGAGGATTCATGCATCTTCAGGAACCACGGGTAAGCCGACGGTTGTCGGCTATACAAGGCGTGATATAGATACCTGGGCTGAACTTATGGCACGCACCCTTGCCTGTGGCGGGACCACGCAGGGTGACATCGTCCATAACTCCTATGGTTATGGTCTTTTTACCGGAGGCCTTGGCGCTCATTACGGGGCCGAGAAGCTTGGCACAACGATCATTCCGATATCAGGTGGAAATACAAAACGTCAGATAATGATTATGCAGGATTTCGGATCCACCGTTCTTCTCTGTACTCCGTCCTATGCACTGAACCTTGCCGAGGTTATGAGTGAGATGGGTACGGACCCCTCTTCCCTGAAGCTCCGGGTTGGTCTCTTCGGGGCCGAACCGTGGAGTGAAAGAATGCGCGATGAGATCGAGAAGAAGCTCAGGATAAAGGCGATCGATATTTATGGCCTCAGTGAAATCATAGGTCCCGGTGTAGCGAGTGAATGTTTGGAGGCCAAGAAGGGTCTTCACATCTTCGAGGACCATTTTATCGTTGAGGTTATAAATCCCGAGACCGGTGAGGTGCTCCCTCCCGGGGAGAGGGGAGAACTGGTATTTACAACCATCACAAAGGAGGCATTTCCTGTAATCCGTTACAGGACTAAGGATATATCAAGATTGATAAAGGAGCCCTGTGTCTGCGGAAGGACGTTCCTGAGGATGGAGCGTGTTACCGGGAGGAGCGACGATATGCTTATCATAAGGGGTGTGAACGTCTTTCCTTCACAGATAGAGCATGTCCTCATGAGTGTAGAGGGTGTTGAGCCGCACTACCGGATAATTGTTGACAGGGAAGGTGCTCTCGATACAATGGAGGTGCAGGTGGAGGTAAGCGAGGAGATCTTTTCAGACGAGGTGAAGGAGCTTGAGAGGCTGGGCAAGAGGATACAGGGAGACATAAAGGATATGCTCGGGGTCTCCTGCAAGGTTAAACTCGTTGAGCCCAGGACAATTCAGAGGAGTGAGGGAAAGGCGAAAAGGGTCTTTGATAAAAGGAAGATTTAG
- a CDS encoding leucine/isoleucine/valine transporter permease subunit: MKSKAGYLHIALFAAAVVAVQLLTYISGREYFLTQITMSAYYSLLIIGLCLLMGYAGQISLGHAGFFAMGGYISAALTTFNLLPFSHSALVRLLGSIGFLTRRQDLYGGEILNVHPAVACVIAVVFTGFIAYLIGIPVLKLKGHYLAMATLGFGIIIYRVVLGTPFFGEADGISDVPPFEIFPGLVVSGDISMRVQNYYIAWGMVIAGMVLILNLINSRVGRGLRAIHGAEDAANAMGINTSRYKLNTFVMSAVFAALAGVFLTHYNGGIGPSEASVMKSIRYVAIVAIGGMANIWGALTMGAVLNFLSLRGYFGSYDDAVFGGVLVFIMLFAPGGLWRAGFFARIKGMFSKERELSEKA; this comes from the coding sequence GTGAAGAGTAAAGCCGGATATTTACACATCGCCCTCTTTGCTGCAGCGGTTGTCGCAGTTCAGCTGCTGACCTATATTTCAGGCAGGGAATACTTTCTTACCCAGATTACCATGTCCGCCTACTATAGCCTTCTTATTATAGGTCTCTGCCTGCTTATGGGCTATGCGGGGCAGATATCCCTTGGCCATGCCGGCTTTTTTGCCATGGGTGGGTATATCTCGGCAGCCCTTACAACCTTCAATCTCCTGCCCTTCAGCCACAGCGCCCTTGTTCGTCTGCTCGGTTCGATAGGCTTTCTCACGAGGAGGCAGGACCTGTACGGGGGGGAGATACTGAATGTCCATCCGGCGGTTGCCTGTGTGATTGCAGTAGTATTTACAGGGTTTATTGCCTATCTCATCGGGATTCCCGTGTTAAAGCTTAAAGGTCATTATCTTGCAATGGCCACACTTGGGTTCGGTATCATTATTTACAGGGTTGTTCTCGGCACACCTTTTTTTGGTGAAGCAGACGGCATTTCCGATGTGCCTCCCTTTGAGATTTTCCCGGGGCTGGTGGTGAGCGGGGATATCTCGATGAGGGTGCAGAACTATTACATAGCCTGGGGTATGGTGATCGCCGGGATGGTATTGATTCTTAATCTCATCAATTCAAGGGTTGGAAGGGGATTAAGGGCCATCCACGGCGCTGAAGACGCCGCCAATGCAATGGGGATAAATACATCGAGGTACAAACTCAACACCTTTGTGATGAGTGCTGTTTTTGCCGCACTTGCAGGGGTGTTTCTTACCCATTATAACGGTGGTATCGGACCGTCCGAGGCATCGGTTATGAAGTCGATCCGTTATGTTGCCATAGTTGCAATCGGTGGAATGGCCAACATTTGGGGGGCGTTAACGATGGGTGCAGTACTGAACTTCCTCTCTCTCAGGGGGTATTTCGGGAGTTATGATGATGCCGTTTTCGGGGGGGTTCTTGTCTTCATTATGCTCTTTGCACCCGGGGGGCTTTGGCGGGCCGGGTTCTTTGCACGGATTAAGGGGATGTTTTCCAAAGAGAGGGAACTCTCTGAGAAGGCATGA
- a CDS encoding indolepyruvate oxidoreductase subunit beta, translating into MQDKGNIVFCGVGGQGIILASEITAYALLKAGFDVKKSEVHGMAQRGGSVIAHLRYGERVFSPLIELGTADMLISFELMESLRYFPYLNGESRVIVNTQKILPFSVATGKDQYPERVLEAFSERGISVFPVDVFKIAESLGELRVVNTIVVGALSIFLPLEEGQFVDVIRERVKKRFVDINIEAFKTGRGIISESVPV; encoded by the coding sequence ATGCAAGACAAGGGAAACATAGTCTTCTGCGGAGTAGGCGGACAGGGTATCATCCTGGCCAGTGAGATAACGGCCTATGCCCTTCTTAAGGCGGGTTTCGACGTCAAAAAAAGCGAGGTCCACGGCATGGCGCAACGCGGTGGTTCCGTTATTGCCCATCTCAGATACGGAGAGAGGGTCTTTTCACCTTTGATCGAGCTTGGGACCGCCGATATGCTCATCTCCTTTGAGTTGATGGAATCACTTCGCTATTTCCCATACCTCAACGGAGAGAGCAGGGTGATAGTGAATACACAGAAGATACTCCCCTTTAGTGTTGCTACCGGTAAGGATCAATACCCCGAGCGGGTACTGGAGGCCTTTTCTGAAAGGGGTATCTCTGTATTCCCTGTTGATGTCTTTAAGATAGCGGAGTCCCTTGGAGAACTCAGGGTAGTGAATACAATAGTGGTTGGAGCCCTTTCAATCTTCCTGCCGTTGGAGGAAGGGCAGTTTGTCGATGTAATAAGGGAGAGGGTTAAAAAGAGGTTTGTTGATATCAACATTGAGGCATTCAAAACAGGACGGGGGATTATTTCAGAGTCGGTGCCCGTATGA
- a CDS encoding amidohydrolase translates to MRRSLFALPSLKQYPGSFQGTGSRVLECFHTGAVSLIIMIDFHTHIFPEEIAGNALDLLSEHSGKYRPHTDGTLAGLLRSMDKAGISLSVVSNIATKPAQLYPILDFSLRIQSERIYPMVSIHPLNTLNDAEDVLIRAKKLGIRGVKFHPMYQDFGIDSREMFNLYDMIRGYGFFVMFHTGYDIAFPDNTNGDVERVKTLAEAFRDLTIVATHVGGWRQWDRAGILGGYENIHTEISMSLTEMNDSTFIRTISHFDEDHILFGTDSPWTDQKEMVDRVLSLRIPEDLKEKILYRNARNFLERYTRIQR, encoded by the coding sequence ATGAGACGCAGTCTATTCGCCTTGCCAAGCCTGAAACAATACCCCGGGAGTTTTCAGGGCACAGGGTCCAGGGTGCTTGAATGTTTCCATACAGGCGCTGTGTCCCTCATTATAATGATAGACTTTCATACTCATATATTCCCTGAGGAGATTGCAGGAAACGCTCTCGATCTACTGTCTGAGCATTCCGGTAAGTACAGACCCCATACGGACGGGACCCTGGCCGGGCTCCTCAGGTCAATGGATAAGGCCGGGATATCCCTGAGCGTGGTCTCAAATATTGCCACAAAACCGGCCCAGTTATATCCAATCCTCGACTTCTCCCTTCGGATTCAAAGTGAACGGATTTATCCCATGGTCTCCATACATCCCCTAAACACTCTAAATGATGCTGAAGATGTCCTCATCAGGGCAAAAAAACTGGGTATTCGTGGTGTCAAGTTCCATCCCATGTATCAGGACTTTGGGATTGACAGCAGGGAGATGTTCAATCTCTATGATATGATAAGGGGTTACGGGTTTTTTGTGATGTTTCATACGGGCTATGATATTGCCTTTCCGGATAATACCAACGGTGACGTGGAACGGGTTAAGACTCTTGCTGAAGCATTCAGGGACCTTACGATAGTTGCCACCCATGTGGGTGGATGGAGACAATGGGACAGGGCCGGAATCCTCGGCGGTTATGAAAACATCCATACAGAGATATCCATGAGCCTCACCGAGATGAACGACTCAACATTTATAAGGACAATCTCCCACTTCGATGAGGATCACATACTATTCGGCACCGACAGCCCGTGGACCGACCAGAAGGAGATGGTGGATAGGGTTCTGAGTCTCAGGATACCGGAAGACTTAAAGGAAAAAATACTGTATCGGAACGCCCGCAATTTCCTTGAAAGATATACCCGGATCCAGCGATAA
- the paaI gene encoding acyl-coenzyme A thioesterase PaaI translates to MSIIDKFIKADPYARHLGVEVLETSKGYAKAKLAIRAHHLNSAGTVHGGVIFSLADVVFSVASNSHGTLAMAVNASISFFKAVSRGVLYAEAKEVSLNPRLATYLISVRNDNGEKIALFQGMVYRKKTTLKDLLNQK, encoded by the coding sequence ATGTCCATTATCGATAAATTCATTAAGGCCGATCCATATGCCCGTCATCTCGGTGTGGAGGTCCTTGAGACATCCAAGGGATATGCAAAGGCAAAACTCGCAATAAGGGCGCACCATTTAAACAGCGCGGGAACGGTTCACGGCGGGGTGATATTCTCACTTGCCGATGTGGTCTTTTCCGTTGCCTCCAACTCCCACGGGACCCTTGCCATGGCTGTTAATGCGAGTATTTCCTTCTTCAAGGCCGTTAGCAGGGGGGTTTTGTATGCCGAGGCAAAAGAGGTCTCCCTGAACCCCCGCCTGGCAACCTACCTGATTTCCGTGAGGAATGACAACGGAGAGAAGATTGCACTTTTTCAGGGGATGGTGTACAGGAAAAAGACGACCCTTAAGGACCTTCTGAATCAAAAGTGA